Within the SAR324 cluster bacterium genome, the region GGGCCGGTAAAAGCATCATTATTTAGTATGATACTTACAGGAGGATTAGGGTGGTGGTTGAGTGGAATTTGGGAGGTGGCTGGATTAGCCTTGGCTCTATCTTTGGGGACTTTTGGACAACTCATAGTGTTATGCTGGCTTTTGCAAAGAAAACAGCTGCCTTTGAAGAAATTCTTGTCCTTGAAAGTCTTGGCTAGATATTTCAGCTCAGCTTTTTTGATCGGGATCGGAGTTTGGAGTATCAGCCAACAAAATGACTGGGAACTAGGCCCTGCCTCATCGATGAACTGGTTGCTCTTTTCAACGATGCTGGTTTGTTCAGGATTAGTCTATTTTGCTATCCTCAAAATGACTGGAGATCCCTATTTAACTGATTTGTTGAACAGATTGAGAAAACGCCCTCAAAAATTGCGTTGACAGGAAGTTTGGAAATCCCCCTCCAAAAATCAGGTTACTTCTTCAGCTCTTTTGATCAGAGGATCGATAACTCCCGCCTCTGAAAACCCTTTCTGCCTCAAGTGGCAAGCTGGACAGGTATCACATGGTGGAAAAGTCCCATTATAGCAAGTATGGCTGAAAGATAAGGCTTCTAAAGCTCCTAAATCTTTAGCCATTCTGACGGTTTGAGCCTTGGTTAACAACATCAGGGGAGTATGCAGCACAAACTGTCTTTCCATTCCAAGATTCAGTGCTAATTGAAGAGCCTCAATTGTGTTTTTTCTACAATCGGGGTATCCGCTGTAGTCAGTTTGACAGACGCCTGTCACGATGTTTTCAATTCCCAATTGCCATGCTCTTGCTGCTGCAAAACTCAATAAAATTAGATTTCGTCCAGGAACAAAGGTGTTCGGTAAGCCTTCCTCGATAATGTTTTCTTGATGAGTTTCAACCTCTTCACTTCCCGTCAAAGCATTTCCACCTAATTCTGTAAAAGTGTCGATTGATAGAACTTCATTGTGGACCTTTGC harbors:
- the queC gene encoding 7-cyano-7-deazaguanine synthase QueC, whose amino-acid sequence is MNNSSQAKIALVVFSGGQDSTTCLYWALKHFEEVRTLTFDYGQRHRIELECAKKIAQLAKVHNEVLSIDTFTELGGNALTGSEEVETHQENIIEEGLPNTFVPGRNLILLSFAAARAWQLGIENIVTGVCQTDYSGYPDCRKNTIEALQLALNLGMERQFVLHTPLMLLTKAQTVRMAKDLGALEALSFSHTCYNGTFPPCDTCPACHLRQKGFSEAGVIDPLIKRAEEVT